The window TTATTGAACCCAATCCGGACAAAGTAATTCATTTTGTTAGTTTGGTAAGCGGGATCATTTCCAATACCTCTTTTTCATTGGGAGATAAAGTTACCAAAGGCCAAGTATTGGCAGAATTGAGAAGCACAGAATTATCTGAGCTCCAATCCCAATCCAAAACCATAATATCACAAATCAAGGTAGCAGAGAAAAAGTTACAATCGCTACAATCTATGTTTGATGACAACATTGCTTCGCAAAAAGATTTAATGGAAGCACAAAGTGAACTGGAGGTATTAAAAGCTGAAAAGGAAAGGATAAATACTAACCTAAGTTTGTTTAGTGCAAGTCCTAAAAAAGGTGTTTTTCAAATTAAATCCCCTACCACAGGTATTATAACCGATAAATCCATAACAGCAGGAATGCAAATTTCAGCCGAAGGAGAGCCATTGTTTACCATTTCTGACCTGAGTGAAGTTTGGGTATTGGTAAATATATATGCTACAGATGTGGAGAATATTGAATCAGGAATGCGAGTAAACCTACAAACGCTTTCATATCCGGATGAAATTTTTGAGGGTGAAATAGGCATTATTTCCCAAGTTTTAGATGTAGAAGCAAAAGTATTGAAAGCAAGAGTTGTATTGCCCAATACCGATTTAAAATTAAAACCCGGAATGATAGTAGATGTAACGGCTCTAAAGGAACATAAAGCTGAAGCCTTGAGTATTCCAACTTCCACAATGGTTTTCGACAACAATCAAAATTATGTGGTTGTTTACAAAAATGACTGTGAAATTTCAATAAGAAAGGTAGAAATTCTCACCGAAAGCAAAGGGGTTACTTTTCTTTCGGACGGTTTGAATGTGAATGAAGAAATCATCTCCAAAAACCATCTACTTATCTATGAACAAATTAAAAACTTTCAAGACTAATAAAGATGCAAAAATTTGTTCAGGGTATAGTCGCTTTTTCATTAAAGAATTCAATCATTGTTTTCTTTCTTACAGCTTTGTTGATTATTGCAGGGGTTATCAGTTACATCAATACACCCATCGAAGCATTCCCTGATGTAACCAATACAAGAGCAAGAATCATCACTCAATGGCCGGGTAGAAGTGCGGAAGAAGTTGAGAAATTTGTTACACTTCGCATAATGAAGGAGATGAATACCATCCCTAAAAAAGCAGAAGTTCGTTCCATATCACTTTTTGGTCTATCTGTTGTCACCGTCATTTTTGAAGATGGAATCGATGATTTTTATGCACAGCAATACGCTGCCAATAGATTACAAGGAATTGATTTACCTGAAGGGGCTGAAGCAGAAATTGAACCACCCTTTGGGGCTACAGGCGAGATATTCCGCTATGTGATAAAAAGCGACAGACCAATAAAGGAAATAACAGCTATTCAGGATTGGGTAATTGAAAGAGAATTAGTTTCTGTTCCGGGTGTTGCCAATGTAGTAAGTTTTGGCGGTGAAGAAAAAATTTACGAAATCAAAATCAATCCTACGGAATTGGCCAACTATGACTTGTCTCCTTTAGAAGTGTTTGAAGCAGTATCTAAAACCAATATCAATGTTGGAGGTGATGTTATAGAAAGAGGTTCACAGGCCTATGTTGTGCGTGGAGTTGGGTTATTAGAAAGTGCTGAAGATATTGAAAATATATTAATTGAGGTGAGGGGATCAACCCCTATTCTCGTGAAACATGTAGCCGAAGTAAAAATATCGGCTAAGCCTAGGCTGGGGCAGGTAGGCTTACAGGATGATGATGATTTGGTACAAGGAATTGTCCTGATGCTTCGGGGAGAAAATCCCGGTGATGTAATCTCAAAATTAAAGGAAAAAATAACCGATTTAAATGAGCAGGTACTACCAAAGGATGTGAAGATTGAACCTTTCATAGACCGAACAGAATTAGTAGATGCTACTGTAGGTACTGTAAGTAAAAACCTGATCGAAGGTATAATATTGGTTTCCATCATTGTGTTCATATTTCTGTTCAATTGGAGAACCACGATAATTGTAGCTTCGGTAATTCCGCTTTCTTTCTTGTTTGCATTAATGATGCTACGTATTCAAGGCTTGCCAGCAAATTTGATTTCAATGGGGGCAATTGATTTCGGCCTATTGTTGGAAGGAACATTGGTGATTGTAGAAACTGTATATGTGGCCATGGAAAAAAAGGCTCACCAATTGGGAATGGCAAAATTCAATCGCATAGGCAAAATGGGAATCATAAAAAAGAGTGCCGGAAGTGTGGCCACTTATATTGTATTTGCCCAAATTATTTTGATTGTTGCTTTATTGCCGATCTTCTCCTTTCAAAAAGTGGAAGGAAAGATGTTTTCGCCATTGGCCTTTACATTGGGATATGCCTTACTCGGTTCACTTATTTTAAGTATCACTTACGTTCCTGCATTATGTAAGGTATTACTGACCAAAAACATTGTTGAAAAAGAAAATATTATTTCTCGCTTTTTCCGCAACAACCTTTACAAACTCTTTTTATGGAGTAATAGGAAAAGAAAAGCTACACTACTTGGTTTTGCTTCGATTTTAACTGTATGTACAATAGGGTTTTTATTTTATGGAACAGAGTTTATTCCAAAACTTAATGAAGGAGCATTATACGTTCGCGCCACACTGCCCAACAGTGTGAATTTAGAAGAATCTGTAAAGTTGTCCAAAGAAATGAAAAGTAAAATAAGGGCCTTTGAAGAAGTGAAATTTGTATTGACACAAACAGGACGACCAAATGACGGAACAGATCCTACAGGATTTTTCAACAATGAATTTCATATTCAGTTATTTCCTGAAAAAGAATGGAAACGCAATATCAACAAAGAAGAATTGATTGAAGAAATGCGCAAGCATTTACAAGTCTATCCCGGTATTGTATTCGGGTTTAGCCAACCTATTCAGGATAATGTGGAAGAATATGTGGCAGGGGTAAAAAGCTCATTGGTTGTAAAAATTTTTGGTGATGACCTTTTTGAATTGGAAAAGTATGCTGACCAAGTTGCAGATAACATCAGGCATGTAGAAGGAATTACAGATTTGAACGTATATAGAAATATTGGTTTACCTGAGTTGAGAATCAAATTAGACGAAAGCAAAATGGGGAAATACGGTGTTTCGATGGAAGATGCGCAGTCAGTGGTTGAAATGGCTATCGGTGGAAGGGCTGCAACAACTTTTTATGAAAATGAGCGGATGTTTGACGTGCGTATTCGATTTCAAAAGGAATACCGAGACAATCAACAAAAGATTGGAGAAATACTGATTCCTACTTTAAATGCTAAAAAGATTCCCTTGCGTGAAATTGCAACTATTAATTTCATTACGGGACCTACTTTTATTTACAGGGAAGGGAGCAGTCGCTACATCGCAGTCGGATTTAGTATTGAGGGAAGGGATTTAGGAAGCACTATAGAAGAAGCCAAAAAGAGAGTAGCCGAAAACGTAAAATTACCAAAAGCCAATAAAATGGTTTGGGCAGGAGAGTTTGAAAGTAAAGAAAGAGCAAGTAAACAATTGGCTGTTATTGTTCCTGCGGTTTTATTGTTGATTTTATTCTTACTCTATTTCAACTTTGGAACGATTAAAGACACCCTCATTGCCGCAAGCACTATCCCTTATGCTTTCATTGGTGGTTTTGTTTCACTTTGGGCTACACAAACCATATTTGGAATTTCTGCAGGTATTGGTTTTATAATCCTTTTTGGCGTAAATACCATAAACAGCATCATCCTAATTGCAATCATGAAAGAGAATATGAAAAAAATGAGCTTACAAAAAGCCATTTCAGATGGTGTTTATAGTCGCATTCGTCCAATAGTTATGATTGCCCTGATGGGGTCAACAGGGCTATTGCCTGCTGCACTTTCTACAGGGATGGGTTCTGAAATTCAAAAACCCTTAGCCATTATGATCGTAGGCGGATTGCTTATTTGTATGATACTTTCCTTAACCGTATTACCACAGGTATTTTATTGGGTGTACCGTAAAGCAGAACATAAAAAAAGAGACTAGGCGTTTTTATTTAGTTGTGTCATCTTGGAAAGACTTCAATTTCTATATATGCTCAGCATCCTAAAAATGGTGTGCCATTAATACCTATCTCAATCAAACTTTACTAAATTGAATTATTCTCCCCCCCTGGTCTTTATAAATGTTCATCAATGAAAACATCTAGTAAAGAAGTAAATATTAGAAACAGATTAAAGTTGAATCAAGGACTGCTTCTTCAGCAATGTGGCGATGATTGTAAGCAAAACTTAATCATAATAAATGCAGAAATGCCTCTCATTCGCATAGAAACATTATTATAAAGTTTCGTTAACTAACAAAAAACATCCTCAAAGAAAATTTAATTCCACGTGGGTTATTCAATTTGCGGTTTATGTACTTTTATCAGTTGAAAAGGAAAAAATCAAAGAAGGATGGAATTTAATGATTGGGTTATTTAGTTTGATATTTCAAATGATCGATAGCAGCATAAAAAAGTACGGCAACCAATGGAATTGATTATAAGAAAAGAAAATCCAGAAGACTTTGAAACAGTCTTTAATCTTATTGAAAAAGCATTCAAACAGGTGAAAATAAGCGACCACAGAGAGCAGTTTTTGGTAGAACGATTGAGAAAATCAAAAGCTTTTGTTCCAGAACTTTCAATGGTAGCTGAAATTGAGAAGAAAATTGTTGGCCATATTTTACTGAGCAAATTGAAAATAAAAAATGGGAGAAATAGATTTGACTCTTTAGCTCTTGCGCCCCTTTCGGTAATTCCCGAATATCAAAGAAATGGAATTGGTGGACAACTGGTAAGAGAGGCACATAAAAAGGCTAAAGAATTAGGTTTCAAATCGGTTATTTTAATAGGGCATGAAAAATATTATCCAAGATTTGGATACAAACAAGCAGACCATTTTGGAATAAGTTTACCTTTCGAAGTACCAAAAGAAAATTGTATGGCCGTTGAATTAATAATGAATGGATTAAAAGATGTAAATGGTCTAGTTCAATACCCAAAAGAGTTTATAGCGTAAAAAAATTATCCTCAATTCTAAGTCAACTGCTATATTACTATCATCTAGCCTGATTTAGACCATAAAATAATAAGTTAAAAAATGAAATTTTCTGTATTTATAGCTACAAGTGTTGATGGGTTTATTGCTAAACCGGATGGAAATGTGGATTGGTTACATACAGCTGGTAATTTGGAAGCTGACATGGAGACAGAAGATATGGGGTTTAAAGCCTATATGAATGCTGTGGATTGTATGATCATGGGACGGAAGTGCATGGAGGTGATTTCCGAAATGAACTTGACTCCTGAGCAATGGTTTTATGGAGACACGCGTATAGTGGTATTAAGTAGCACATTGACAGAACCACCGGAAAACCTCAGAGGAAAAGTAGAAATGTATGCCGGAGATATACATTCTTTGGTCGATAAATTGGAAAAAGAAGGTTACAAACATGCCTATGTAGACGGAGGGAAAACCATTCAGTCGTTTATAAACCTTCAGTTGATCAATGAAATAATCATAACCAAAATTCCTGTTTTATTGGGAGAAGGGATTCCTTTATTTGGAAAAACATTCAAGGACATAAAACTTGAAAAAGCCAGTGCAATTACTTTCCCAAATGATTTTATCCAAGTAAAATATTCGGTGAATTATGAATAGCGAATGAAAACAGCCTGTCGTTGAGAAGCTTGAGCGGAGTCGTTTGTCTCAGCTCAAGCTTTCAAAATTTATCCGAATTAGAAACCATATTTACTTTGAAACAAGAAGCCTAAGAATTTTTTATTGTTTTTTCTTTCGAAGCCAATCAGGAATACCGGTAGGCTCAAAAGCTTCCATTTTATCCAGCAAATTCACCGGATCATCTGCCACAATTACATTTTTCAACTGGTCCGGTTTTAAAAAGCCTTGTTCACCAACATGGGCCAAAAAATCCAGTAATTTGTCGTAATAGCCGGACACATTGTATAAGGCAAGTGGTTTTTGGATGTACATTAGCTGGTTGAGCGTCATGACTTCAAACAATTCCTCCAATGTGCCTATGCCCCCCGGCATGGCAATAAAGCCATCCCCTTTTTCGGCCATAAGCCATTTTCTATCCCTCATTGTTTCCACTACAATTAAATCTGTACAACCTTGATGGGCCACTTCAATGTCAACAAGTTTTTGAGGAATTATACCATACACAGGACTTTTAGAGGCAAGCATCTCATCGGCAATAATCCCCATAAGCCCAACCTTTCCTGCACCGTAAACTAGCCCAATTTCCCTTTTTATCATCTCTTTGGCCAGGGCTTTGGCTTGGTCTGAATATTCTTGTAGAATTCCCTTGTTTGATCCACAATAGACTGTGATGTTTTTTAATGGAAACATATTTATTAAATGATTTTGGAATTGAGGGTAAGGCTAGAATTTCTACTACCTATTTCCCTTATTTTTTTTCTTTATACGCTTGATTAAATTTTCAGCTTCAACCCGATGCTTTGTCTCCTCCAAATATAACCTCCTATTCTCTAAAAATTGTTTTTGATAGCCCTTATAACGGAAATGCCGGAAAGAAATTGATTTTGGGTTTAAATTAAATTAACCTCTTATTAACTTAATAATTGGCTCATTTTGGATAAAAAAAGGTCCTAAAAAATTCTTTTCAATCAAAAAAGTAGGTTTATGGGAAGATTTATGGAAAAGCTAAAGTAATTTTACATCATGAAAATCTGCTTTGCGACAAATAATTCGAAAAAATTAAAGGAAGTAAGGGCTGCTTTGGGGGAAGAATTCGAGATTGTCTCTCTCAAGGAAATCGGGTGTAATGAGGAATTACCTGAAACCGGTGACAAGCTAGAAGACAATGCTTTTCAAAAAGCCCGTTACGTCAAAACCCATTATGGGGTAGACTGCTTCGCAGATGATACCGGTCTGGAAGTAGAGGCTCTAGATGGTGCCCCGGGTGTTTTTTCCGGCAGATATGCAGGAGAACCAAGAAGCGATGAGCGAAATGTCGATCTTTTATTAGAAAATATGCGAGGCAAGGAAGAGCGAAATGCAGCTTTTAGAACCATTATTGCTTTGATAATCGGTGAAAATGAGTGGGCATTTGAAGGGAAGGCAGAAGGAGAATTGCTTGACAAACGATCCGGAGAAGGTGGTTTTGGGTATGACCCTATCTTTAGGCCCCTGGGTTATAAAAAAACCTTTGCGGAATTAAGCATGGAGGAAAAAAACACCATCAGCCACAGAGGAAAGGCAGTAAAGCTGCTGGCCTCTTTTCTAAAAGAGAAAGCTTAGGAGCTGCTTGACATTGTTAGACCCACCTAATTACCGATTTATGACCAAACCATTCATCATAGGAATCACCGGAGGAAGTGCTTCAGGAAAAACCCACTTTTTAGACAAGCTTTTGCATTCTTTTGAGCCGGGTCAAGTTTGCTTGATCTCTCAAGACAACTATTATAAACCCAGGCATCAACAGCCGATGGATGATCGGGGTATTCATAATTTCGACACCCCCAATTCCATTGATTTCGAGCAATATGCAGATGATATTCGAAAAATTCAGGAAGGCCATACCATAAACCGGCAGGAATACACCTTTAACAATCCCAATAAGAAGCCAAAAACGCTAACCTTTTCTCCTGCACCTGTGGTGGTAGTTGAAGGGATTTTTGTGCTATATTACCCTGAGTTGGCAAATTTATTGGATCTAAAGGTCTATATAGACGCCAAAGATCATATCAAACTAAAAAGAAGAATTGTAAGAGATAAAGTAGAACGAGGGTATGACCTCGACGATGTACTGTATCGCTATGAGCGACATGTCATGCCTACTTACGAAAAGTACATCGCCCCCTTCAAACAAGATGCAGATCTAATTGTTCCCAATAACAGTGATTTTGATAAGGCTTTAGATGTAATCAAAACCTTTTTACGATCCAAAATAGGAGACTACAAGTCCTGATTCTTTGCTTCAATCTCGAATTTTAAGTGTCAAAGTAGACCTGCATTTCTATAACCTCCTTTTAACCAAACATAATCAACTGTATTACAGCGCCTTTCGAAGAAAAAAATTAAAAAGGACAGCTTAACAGGAATTGAAAAAACTTTTTTATATTTGCAACCCATGAAACTGAACAGGAAAAATAAAGGATTGATGCGCGAAAGGCTGACATTACTGATTGTAATGCTTTTCTGCGTATTTGTTTCCAGTTCGGAGATTGTTGTCAGCCTTGACAGCCAAGACAAGTCACTCGAAGTCAAATTGGATCTTTCCTCCACAAACGATGAGAGCCCGGCAGAGGACAACCAAACCTTTATCCATTCGAATATTGATGCAGTTGTGCCTTTCGTACTGTATGCATTTGATTTCATTTACCATTTTATTTATGAAATCATTGTCGCAGCGCTGCCCCAAACCAATTTCATATTAGGTACTGACCTCGAATACAATCAATTATTCAAAATACTTTTTGAACAGATTATTTCTGTCAATGCCCCCTGAGTAAGCCCCTGCTCACTACTTTCATTTGTTACCAAAATTGAATCATGGGTTCAAATGAAAAATTCTACAACTGAAATCAAATACAACATTAAATAGTTAATCAACAATCATGAAAAACAAAGGGATAATCGTTTTTTTTACGGTGGTCATTACAGCCCTATGTCTGTATTATTTATCATTTACATTGGTATCAAACAATGTACATGAGAAAGCCACTACTTATGCAACTGATGCCTCAGGCAACGTAGATTTTGACAAGAGACAAACCTACCTTGACTCTGTTTGGAGAGAGCCTGTATATAATTTTCTAGGCATCCCATTTACCTACCAAGAAGTAAAAAACACTGAACTGGGCTTAGGATTGGACCTTCAGGGTGGTATGCATGTTACATTGGAGGTATCTCCGGTGGAAATTGTAAAAGGACTAGCAGGAGGCAGCAAGGATCAGGTCTTCAACGAAGCCGTGGAAGAAGCAAAAGAGCGTTCTAAGACGGTTAATGATAAATTTGTAAACATTTTTTATCAAGCATGGCAAGAAAAAGCAGGCGACAAAGCCCTGAATACAATTTTTGCTACTGCAGCCAATAGAGGTAGAATTTCCTTAGAAACTTCCGATGCCGAAATTTTAAGCATCATTGATACTGAAGTAGAAAATGCCATCGACCGATCTTTCAATATCCTAAGAACTAGAATTGATCGCTTTGGAACTTCTCAGCCAAACATCCAAAGAATTCAGAACACAGGTAGAATTCAAATAGAACTTCCTGGTGTGGACAATGCAGAAAGAGTAAGAAACCTTCTTCAAGGTGTGGCCAAATTACAATTCTGGCAAGTCGCCGAAATCGATGAGTTTGGTGATGCCCTACAACAAGTAAATGCATTCCTTGTGGAGGAAGCCAAAAACCAAAAGGCATCAAGCCCCGCTGCGGAAACAACGACTTCTTCAGATACTACTGATTTGGAAAGCGACCTTGCCAAGCAACTGGCTGAAGGCGCCACAGATGCCGATTCATTAGGGACTGAAGCCTCTCCAATTTTTGCATTGTTGAAAGCAAATTATGGGCTTGTTTATGAATTAAGAGATACCATTGCCATCAACAGGGTTTTAAATAGAGAAGATGTAAAAGCCTTGTTACCAAGAGACGTGAAGTTTATGTGGTCTGTTAAGCCTCAGGTGCAAGACGGAATGGACTTGCTGGAATTGCATGCCATCAAAGCCCCTCGTGGAACAGATCAAGCTCCTTTAGAAGGAGACGTTATTACAGATGCCAGACAATCATTGGATCAAACTTCAAGACCTGCTGTAAGTATGCAAATGAATGCTGAAGGAGCAAGGAGATGGAGAAAATTGACGGCTGAAAATATAGGTAAAAGAATTGCAGTTGTGTTAGATAATTATGTTTACACTGCACCTACAGTACAGGGAGAAATTCCTTCAGGACAATCTGAAATTACCGGGAATTTTACTATGGAAGAAGCCAAGGATTTGGCCAATATATTGAAATCCGGTACGTTGCCTGCTCCTACAAATATTGTGGAAGAAGCCATTGTAGGACCTACTTTGGGTGTTGAAGCTAGAAATCAAGGCATCAACTCAATGGTTGCAGGTCTTGTATTGGTAGTTTTATTTATGATCGCATATTATTCTAAAGGCGGTTTTGTTGCCATCGCAGCTTTATTGTTCAATATATTCTTTATTCTTGGTATCCTTGCTCAGTTAGGAGCAGCCTTAACCCTACCGGGTATTGCCGGTATTGTTCTTACCATTGGTATGTCCATTGATGCCAACGTGCTTATTTTCGAAAGAATTAAAGAAGAGCTGAAAAATGGGGCCGGCATTTTGCAGGCAATTAGCAGTGGTTATGACAAAGCATTCAGTGCCATTCTGGATTCAAACGTAACCACCTTCCTTACAGGTGCCATACTTTATGCATTGGGTCAAGGTCCGGTTAAAGGGTTTGCGATTGTATTGATGATAGGTATCGCCTCATCATTCTTCTCTGCTGTGTTTATCACCAGAGTGATTGTTTATTGGATGAGTAAAAAAGGCGAGAAGAGCAATATTTCTTTCGCCACGCCATTTGCTAAAAACTTATTCAGTGACCTTAATATAGACTTTT of the Cyclobacterium marinum DSM 745 genome contains:
- a CDS encoding efflux RND transporter periplasmic adaptor subunit, with the translated sequence MNTKNINPVIICCLVAAIFLSSCSNSEEQSNVAENDNYCIEESLKTKIELDRPKTQFVTEEILLTGIIEPNPDKVIHFVSLVSGIISNTSFSLGDKVTKGQVLAELRSTELSELQSQSKTIISQIKVAEKKLQSLQSMFDDNIASQKDLMEAQSELEVLKAEKERINTNLSLFSASPKKGVFQIKSPTTGIITDKSITAGMQISAEGEPLFTISDLSEVWVLVNIYATDVENIESGMRVNLQTLSYPDEIFEGEIGIISQVLDVEAKVLKARVVLPNTDLKLKPGMIVDVTALKEHKAEALSIPTSTMVFDNNQNYVVVYKNDCEISIRKVEILTESKGVTFLSDGLNVNEEIISKNHLLIYEQIKNFQD
- a CDS encoding efflux RND transporter permease subunit, whose product is MQKFVQGIVAFSLKNSIIVFFLTALLIIAGVISYINTPIEAFPDVTNTRARIITQWPGRSAEEVEKFVTLRIMKEMNTIPKKAEVRSISLFGLSVVTVIFEDGIDDFYAQQYAANRLQGIDLPEGAEAEIEPPFGATGEIFRYVIKSDRPIKEITAIQDWVIERELVSVPGVANVVSFGGEEKIYEIKINPTELANYDLSPLEVFEAVSKTNINVGGDVIERGSQAYVVRGVGLLESAEDIENILIEVRGSTPILVKHVAEVKISAKPRLGQVGLQDDDDLVQGIVLMLRGENPGDVISKLKEKITDLNEQVLPKDVKIEPFIDRTELVDATVGTVSKNLIEGIILVSIIVFIFLFNWRTTIIVASVIPLSFLFALMMLRIQGLPANLISMGAIDFGLLLEGTLVIVETVYVAMEKKAHQLGMAKFNRIGKMGIIKKSAGSVATYIVFAQIILIVALLPIFSFQKVEGKMFSPLAFTLGYALLGSLILSITYVPALCKVLLTKNIVEKENIISRFFRNNLYKLFLWSNRKRKATLLGFASILTVCTIGFLFYGTEFIPKLNEGALYVRATLPNSVNLEESVKLSKEMKSKIRAFEEVKFVLTQTGRPNDGTDPTGFFNNEFHIQLFPEKEWKRNINKEELIEEMRKHLQVYPGIVFGFSQPIQDNVEEYVAGVKSSLVVKIFGDDLFELEKYADQVADNIRHVEGITDLNVYRNIGLPELRIKLDESKMGKYGVSMEDAQSVVEMAIGGRAATTFYENERMFDVRIRFQKEYRDNQQKIGEILIPTLNAKKIPLREIATINFITGPTFIYREGSSRYIAVGFSIEGRDLGSTIEEAKKRVAENVKLPKANKMVWAGEFESKERASKQLAVIVPAVLLLILFLLYFNFGTIKDTLIAASTIPYAFIGGFVSLWATQTIFGISAGIGFIILFGVNTINSIILIAIMKENMKKMSLQKAISDGVYSRIRPIVMIALMGSTGLLPAALSTGMGSEIQKPLAIMIVGGLLICMILSLTVLPQVFYWVYRKAEHKKRD
- a CDS encoding GNAT family N-acetyltransferase: MELIIRKENPEDFETVFNLIEKAFKQVKISDHREQFLVERLRKSKAFVPELSMVAEIEKKIVGHILLSKLKIKNGRNRFDSLALAPLSVIPEYQRNGIGGQLVREAHKKAKELGFKSVILIGHEKYYPRFGYKQADHFGISLPFEVPKENCMAVELIMNGLKDVNGLVQYPKEFIA
- a CDS encoding dihydrofolate reductase family protein, whose protein sequence is MKFSVFIATSVDGFIAKPDGNVDWLHTAGNLEADMETEDMGFKAYMNAVDCMIMGRKCMEVISEMNLTPEQWFYGDTRIVVLSSTLTEPPENLRGKVEMYAGDIHSLVDKLEKEGYKHAYVDGGKTIQSFINLQLINEIIITKIPVLLGEGIPLFGKTFKDIKLEKASAITFPNDFIQVKYSVNYE
- a CDS encoding LOG family protein produces the protein MFPLKNITVYCGSNKGILQEYSDQAKALAKEMIKREIGLVYGAGKVGLMGIIADEMLASKSPVYGIIPQKLVDIEVAHQGCTDLIVVETMRDRKWLMAEKGDGFIAMPGGIGTLEELFEVMTLNQLMYIQKPLALYNVSGYYDKLLDFLAHVGEQGFLKPDQLKNVIVADDPVNLLDKMEAFEPTGIPDWLRKKKQ
- a CDS encoding non-canonical purine NTP diphosphatase; protein product: MKICFATNNSKKLKEVRAALGEEFEIVSLKEIGCNEELPETGDKLEDNAFQKARYVKTHYGVDCFADDTGLEVEALDGAPGVFSGRYAGEPRSDERNVDLLLENMRGKEERNAAFRTIIALIIGENEWAFEGKAEGELLDKRSGEGGFGYDPIFRPLGYKKTFAELSMEEKNTISHRGKAVKLLASFLKEKA
- the udk gene encoding uridine kinase translates to MTKPFIIGITGGSASGKTHFLDKLLHSFEPGQVCLISQDNYYKPRHQQPMDDRGIHNFDTPNSIDFEQYADDIRKIQEGHTINRQEYTFNNPNKKPKTLTFSPAPVVVVEGIFVLYYPELANLLDLKVYIDAKDHIKLKRRIVRDKVERGYDLDDVLYRYERHVMPTYEKYIAPFKQDADLIVPNNSDFDKALDVIKTFLRSKIGDYKS
- the secDF gene encoding protein translocase subunit SecDF, which produces MKNKGIIVFFTVVITALCLYYLSFTLVSNNVHEKATTYATDASGNVDFDKRQTYLDSVWREPVYNFLGIPFTYQEVKNTELGLGLDLQGGMHVTLEVSPVEIVKGLAGGSKDQVFNEAVEEAKERSKTVNDKFVNIFYQAWQEKAGDKALNTIFATAANRGRISLETSDAEILSIIDTEVENAIDRSFNILRTRIDRFGTSQPNIQRIQNTGRIQIELPGVDNAERVRNLLQGVAKLQFWQVAEIDEFGDALQQVNAFLVEEAKNQKASSPAAETTTSSDTTDLESDLAKQLAEGATDADSLGTEASPIFALLKANYGLVYELRDTIAINRVLNREDVKALLPRDVKFMWSVKPQVQDGMDLLELHAIKAPRGTDQAPLEGDVITDARQSLDQTSRPAVSMQMNAEGARRWRKLTAENIGKRIAVVLDNYVYTAPTVQGEIPSGQSEITGNFTMEEAKDLANILKSGTLPAPTNIVEEAIVGPTLGVEARNQGINSMVAGLVLVVLFMIAYYSKGGFVAIAALLFNIFFILGILAQLGAALTLPGIAGIVLTIGMSIDANVLIFERIKEELKNGAGILQAISSGYDKAFSAILDSNVTTFLTGAILYALGQGPVKGFAIVLMIGIASSFFSAVFITRVIVYWMSKKGEKSNISFATPFAKNLFSDLNIDFLGKRKVAYLISTGIIVIGMILALTSGIKFGVDFTGGRYYVVEFSESVPASELKVGLDSEFDGAVEVKTYGANNVLKVTTSYLVNEDNDEANREVEDKVRNGIAAVTGFSYLEDATKLSGNDFSITGSNKVGATVADDIKNSSLEAMFFSLIAIFLYILLRFRKWQFSLASIIALIHDTFFVIAAFAIASAFGATFEIDQVFIAAVLTVIGYSINDTVIVFDRIRENIANRGTSKIVKMFNDAINQTMARTLITSATTLIVVLVLLIFGGEVLRGFSFALLIGVLVGTYSSIYIATPVVVDLMKKEIESESEVPVK